Proteins co-encoded in one Perca flavescens isolate YP-PL-M2 chromosome 11, PFLA_1.0, whole genome shotgun sequence genomic window:
- the cwc22 gene encoding pre-mRNA-splicing factor CWC22 homolog, translating into MDSPGRSPSPGQKEQSGPTEDESCAAAEKPQQAGSVERSPKERPSPQASPAGRSPSGSPASSSSDDSSSSDDEDEHNGALRKLRSSVAQIKRSRSKSMSRERDRSISRERDRSRSRSRERDRSASRSRSRERDRDRGRYDRGRYTRDRYDDRRDDRDGRFDRRTNRDAEFDHRRRGRSGSLPTDREPAAAEEPPVKKKKEEIDPILTRTGGAYIPPAKLRMMQQQITDKTSLAYQRMSWEALKKSINGLINKVNVSNIVHIIQELLQENIIRGRGLLARSVLQAQAASPTFTHVYSAVVAIINSKFPQIGELILKRLILSFRRSYRRNLKQQCLTASKFVAHLINQNVAHEVLCLEMLTLLLERPTDDSVEVSIAFLKECGLKLTEVSPRGINAIFERLRNVLHESAIDKRVQYMIEVMFAIRKDGFKDHPVIPEGLDLVDEEDQFTHMLPLDDEYNVEEMLNVFKMDPDFLDNEEKYKTIKRDILDEGSSDSGEEGDGSEEDDEEEEENVQEGEDEKVTIFDQTEVNLVAFRRTIYLAIQSSLDYEECAHKLIKMDFPDSQTKELCNMILDCCAQQRTYEKFFGLLAGRFCLLKKEYMESFEGIFAEQYETIHRLETNKLRNVARLFAHLLYTDSVPWSVLECVRMSEETTTSSSRIFVKILFQELCAYMGLPRLNQRLKDMTLQPFFEGLFPRDNPRNTRFAINFFTSIGLGGLTDELREHLKNAPKMIMTQNQEVESSDSSSSSSSSSSSDSSSESDSSSSDSSSESDSSSSGSSSSSDGKHRKKKKGKEQNGEKKKKKGKDKNRAVRKNRAVRKNDDDEDDSDEEKQARKDRKGRTREVDGRERAREVDGRERAREVDGRERAREVDGRERAREVDGRERAREVDGRERAREVDGRARDVDGREHARELDGRERTREVNGHERAREAEQRGRAREVEERGGAREAEERGRAREAEERGGAREAEERERARQGGRRSRRDERAEGEEEQQAEERRRKTDVQVFFKEQTEEIHFNMDHKHNSKTNRTSCPQVKTSRTSEYHGHVQVCSASSVSGGKAFLKSDLLGFLSPNTMLWHNFQLLKALHITEEEFNKQVN; encoded by the exons ATGGATTCTCCAGGTCGAAGTCCCAGTCCTGGGCAAAAAGAACAAAGTG GACCTACAGAAGACGAGTCCtgtgctgcagcagagaagcccCAACAGGCCGGCTCAGTTGAGAGAAGCCCCAAAGAAAGGCCATCTCCTCAGGCCAGTCCTGCAGGCCGTTCCCCCTCCGGGAGCCCTGCCTCCAGCAGCTCTGATGACAGCAGCAGTagtgatgatgaggatgaaCATAACGGGGCACTGAGGAAGTTAAGGAGCAGTGTGGCTCAGATCAAA AGATCAAGATCCAAGTCCATGTCCAGAGAGCGAGACAGATCCATATCCAGAGAGCGAGACAGGTCCAG GTCCAGGTCCAGAGAGCGAGACAGGTCCGCATCCCGATCCaggtccagagagagagaccgagatcGGGGCCGATACGACAGAGGACGCTATACTCG TGATCGCTATGACGATCGCCGTGACGACAGGGACGGGCGTTTTGACCGGCGGACGAATCGGGATGCAGAGTTTGATCACAGGAGGAGAGGACGCTCAGGCTCCCTTCCAACAGACAGGGAGCCAGCGGCGGCTGAAGAGCCGCCGgtcaagaagaagaaagaggagatCGACCCAATCCTGACGAGGACGGGTGGAGCTTACATCCCCCCCGCCAAGCTGCGCATGATGCAACAGCAAATCACCGACAAGACCAG CCTGGCCTATCAGAGGATGAGCTGGGAGGCCCTGAAGAAGTCCATCAACGGTCTGATCAACAAAGTCAACGTGTCTAACATCGTCCACATCATCCAGGAGCTGCTGCAGGAGAACATCATCAGGGGAAG GGGTCTTCTGGCTCGCTCAGTGCTGCAGGCTCAGGCAGCATCTCCGACCTTTACTCACGTTTACTCCGCTGTTGTCGCCATCATCAACTCCAAGTTCCCTCAGATTGGAGAGCTGATCCTCAAACGCCTCATCCTGTCCTTCAGGAGGAGCTACCGCCGCAACCTcaag CAACAGTGCCTGACAGCCTCAAAGTTTGTGGCACATCTCATCAACCAGAACGTG GCCCATGAGGTTTTGTGTCTGGAGATGCTCACTCTGCTGCTGGAGCGTCCAACTGACGACAGCGTGGAGGTCTCCATCGCCTTCCTGAAGGAGTGTGGGCTCAAACTGACCGAGGTGTCCCCGCGAGGAATCAACG cCATATTTGAGCGTCTCAGGAATGTCCTCCACGAGTCGGCCATTGATAAGAGGGTCCAGTACATGATCGAGGTGATGTTTGCCATCAGGAAGGACGGTTTTAAAGATCATCCAGTGATCCCAGAGGGCCTGGACCTGGTGGACGAGGAAGACCAGTTCACCCACATGCTGCCGCTGGACGACGAGTACAATGTCGAGGAAATGCTCA ATGTGTTTAAGATGGACCCAGACTTCCTGGATAACGAGGAGAAGTACAAAACCATCAAAAGAG ATATCCTGGACGAGGGCAGCAGCGATTCGGGGGAGGAGGGCGACGGCAgcgaagaagatgatgaagaggaagaagagaacgTGCAGGAGGGAGAAG aTGAGAAGGTCACCATCTTTGATCAGACAGAAGTCAACCTGGTTGCTTTCAGAAGAACCATCTACCTTGCTATCCAgtccag TTTGGACTATGAGGAGTGCGCTCACAAACTGATCAAGATGGACTTTCCTGACAGCCAGACG AAGGAGCTGTGTAACATGATCCTGGACTGCTGCGCTCAACAGAGAACATACGAGAAGTTCTTTGGTTTGCTGGCCGgg AGGTTCTGTCTGCTGAAGAAGGAGTACATGGAGAGTTTTGAGGGGATTTTTGCGGAGCAGTACGAAACGATTCACCGACTGGAGACCAACAAACTGAGGAACGTGGCTCGACTGTTCGCTCACCTGCTCTACACAGACTCTGTGCCCTGGAGT GTGTTGGAGTGCGTCAGGATGAGTGAGGAGACCACGACGTCGTCCAGCAGAATCTTTGTGAAGATCCTCTTTCAGGAGCTCTGTGCCTACATGGGCCTCCCCAGACTCAACCAGAGGCTCAAAGACAT GACTCTGCAGCCGTTCTTTGAAGGTCTTTTTCCTCGTGATAATCCCAGAAACACTCGCTTCGCCATCAACTTCTTCACTTCTATTGGACTGGGAGGACTGAC ggacGAGTTAAGGGAACATTTGAAGAACGCTCCCAAGATGATCATGACTCAGAACCAGGAAGTGGAATCCTCTGACTCCTCgtcctcttcatcctcttcatcctcctctgaCTCCTCCAGCGAATCAGATTCCTCCTCCTCAGACTCCTCCAGCGAATCAGATTCCTCCTCCTCAGGCTCCTCCAGCAGCTCAG AcggaaaacacaggaaaaagaagaagggtAAAGAACAAAAcggggagaaaaagaagaagaaagggaaAGACAAGAATCGAGCCGTACGAAAGAATCGAGCCGTACGCAAGAACGACGACGACGAGGATGAcagtgatgaagaaaaacaggcGAGGAAGGACAGGAAGGGCCGCACACGTGAAGTGGATGGGCGTGAGCGCGCCCGTGAAGTGGATGGGCGTGAGCGCGCCCGTGAAGTGGATGGGCGTGAACGTGCACGTGAAGTGGATGGGCGTGAGCGTGCCCGTGAAGTGGATGGGCGTGAGCGTGCACGTGAAGTGGATGGGCGTGAGCGCGCCCGTGAAGTGGATGGGCGTGCACGTGACGTGGATGGGCGTGAGCACGCACGTGAGTTGGATGGGCGTGAGCGCACACGTGAGGTGAATGGGCATGAGCGTGCCCGTGAGGCAGAGCAGCGTGGGCGTGCACGTGAGGTGGAAGAGCGGGGGGGTGCACGTGAGGCAGAGGAGCGGGGCCGTGCACGTGAGGCGGAAGAGCGAGGGGGTGCACGTGAGGCCGAGGAGCGCGAGCGTGCGCGCCAGGGCGGCCGCCGTAGCAGACGAGACGAAAGAGCAGAAGgagaagaggagcagcaggcGGAGGAGAGGAGACGAAAAACGGATGTTCAAG TCTTCTTCAAAGAGCAGACTGAGG AAATCCACTTTAACATGGACCACAAACACAACAGCAAGACCAACAGAACCAGCTGTCCACAGGTGAAGACCAGCAGGACCTCGGAGTACCACGGGCATGTACAGGTGTGTTCCGCCTCATCTGTTTCAG GAGGAAAAGCATTTCTGAAGTCTGACCTGCTTGGGTTTCTCTCACCCAACACGATGCTGTGGCACAATTTCCAGCTGTTGAAGGCACTTCACATCACGGAGGAGGAGTTCAATAAACAGGTTAACTGA